TTGAATACTGCTATGGGCAAGGTTCAGCATCATGTCGATCATACGGTGGTTGCTATGCGCCAGTTGACGCAGGAACAAATCAGCCGATATTTGGAACGCGAGCCGGATGCGGTTTATTGTGCCGGTGCGGCGAAGAGCGAGGGTTTGGGCGCCGCTTTATTGGAGCGGATTGAAAGTACGGATCCGAATGCTTTGATCGGCCTTCCGATTTTCCGTCTGATTGATTTTTTGAAAAACGAAGGTGTGGAAGTTTTATAGTTTGAGGCCGTCTGAATGTGTTCAGACGGCCTGAGATTTTTTGGAGTTGCAAGAATGAAACCGATTTTGTATTTGATACCCACCCCTTTGGGTGCGCCTGATACGCCATGCCTGTTGCCGCATGAACAACAGGCGGTTGTCGGGCTGACGGATTTTGTCGTGGAAGCGGAAAAAACAGCGCGTGCGCATTTGAAACATTTGGGCGTGAATACGCCTATCCGCGAGCTGAATCTGCAAACGCTGAATGAACATACGGATTTGAAGACTTTGCCGGAATTGCTGAAGCCTTTGCAAGAAGGGCGCAGTATGGGCATTGTCAGCGAGGCGGGTTGCCCGGCCGTTGCTGATCCGGGTGCGAATTTGGTGGCATTGGCGCATAAACACGGTTTTGAAGTACGGCCTTTGGTCGGCCCGTCCAGCTTGTTGCTGGCACTGATGGCTTCGGGTGCGAATGGGCAGAACTTTGCGTTTAAGGGTTATCTGCCGTCTGAAAAAAATGAGCGCATTCAGAGTTTGAAGGCTTTGGAGCAACGTTCGCGGCAGTGCGGCGAGACGCAGATTTTTATTGAAACGCCTTACCGCAATGATGCGCTGCTTGCCGATGCGGTGGAAAACCTGCATCCTGAAACGCGTTTGTGTGTGGCTACGGACTTGACCTTGCCGACACAGGAAATCATCAGCCAGACGGTTGCGCAGTGGCGAAAAAGAAAAGAAATGCCGAACTTGAAAAAACGCCCGACGATTTTTGTGATGTATGCGGGTTGAAGATTTCCGCCCAGATAGGGGGTGAACAATAAAAATGCCGTCTGAACAGGTTTCAGACGGCATTTTTCATGCTGCGGCATTTAGGAAACAACTTCGCCTTGGGTGCGTTGTTTTTCGATGCTGCGGTTGATGTGCCACTGCTGGGTAATGGTTAAGAGGTTGTTGACTACCCAGTACAATACCAGACCGGCAGGGAAGAAGAAGAACATAACGGAGAAAACCAGCGGCATGATTTTCATCATTTTTGCCTGCATCGGGTCGGTCGGCGGCGGATTGAGGAATGTTTGGGCAAACATGGTTGCCGCCATAATCAAAGGCAGGATGTAGAAAGGATCCGGACGGCTCAAGTCGGTAATCCAACCCAACCAAGGCGCTTGGCGCAATTCTACGGAGGCGAACAATGCCCAGTACAAGCCGATGAAGACGGGGATTTGCAACAGCATAGGCAGACAGCCGCCCAGCGGATTGATTTTCTCGTCTTTGTAAAGCTGCATCATGGCTTGTTGTTGCGCCATGCGGTCATCGCCGTATTTCTCTTTGATGGCTTGCAATTTAGGTGCGGCGGCACGCATTTTTGCCATAGAGCGGTAAGAGGCGTTGGTCAATGGGTACAGTACGGCTTTGACGATGATGGTCAAAACGATGATTGCCCAGCCCCAGTTGCCGATGATGTTGTGCAGTTGGTTCAGGAGCCAGAAGAGGGGAGAGGCGAACCAGTGTACTTTGCCATAGTCTTTGGCCAGTTGCAGTTTGTCGGCGATGTTGGCGATAACGGAAGTGGTTTGCGGACCGGCATACAGGTTGATGGCGGTTTCGGCTTTTGCACCGGCCGGGATGGCGGCTAAAGGCACGCTGACGCTTGCGCTGTACAGGTTGTCGTTGCGGCGTTTGATGTCGATGCTGCATTCGCCTGCGGCGCAAACGCTTTGTCCGCCTTTAGGCTGCAAAATCCAAGCGGACATAAAGTGGTGTTCGATCATACCGAGCCAGCCGGTCGGGGTTTTGCGGATGTATTCGGCTTCGGATTTGCCGGATTTGGCATCGTCGTCCAAATCAGAGAAGCTGACTTTTTGGAAGTCGCCTTCAGGGGTGTAAACCACCGGGCCGACGTAAGAGCGGGTGAAGTAGCCTTGACCTTCGGGTTCGCTGTGGTCGCGGACGATGCGGTAGTCTGCGCTCAGGTTGACGGGTTGGCCGTTGCTGTTGGTAATGTCAAAGCGGACGTTAACCAAGTAGCTGCCTTTAGTAAAAGTATAAACTTTGTCGATTTTCAGGCCGTTGGTTTCAGGCGCGCTCAGGCGGACTTCGACTTTGTCGCCGTTGAGGCTGTATTGTTTTTGCGGTGCGCTAAAGCCGATGCCTTTCAGAATGTTGTTGCCTTGAGCGTCCAAAAGCTCGGATTGGGCAACGTAGGTGTATTCCTTGCTATCGTTAAACAGGACAAAAGGTTTGTGTTCGTCGCCGGTTGCTTTGTATTGCAGGAGGGTCAGCTGACGCAGGTCGCCGCTTTTCTCATCGATGACGGCTTTAACTGTGTCTGTAGTAACGGTAATAGGAGAGGCCGGGGCAAGAGCGGCTTCGGCAGCGGCTTTTGCAGGAGCAGCGGCCGTTTGCTGTTGCGCGGCTTGTTGCGCCGGATTAGGTTTGGGGCTGGGGAAAAAATGTTCCCAGCCGGCAAAGATTGCCACTGAAATGGCAAAAAACGCCATTAGTCTTTTAAAATCCATAAGAGATTCCTGGAATTGACGGATAGGTAATCGGGATGAAAACTGCTTCAGACGGCATTATATAGAAACCGACGGGAAATTAAAGGAAATCGTGTTCTTTAAATGGTTGACAGCAGCATTATGGAACAGGGTCATGTCCGTGTCCGCCGAAAGGATGGCATCGTGCGATGCGTTTGATTGCCAGCCATCCGCCTTTGAATGCGCCGTATTTTTTGACGGCTTCGACTGCGTATTGTGAACAGGTCGGGGTATAGCGGCAGCGCGGCGGAATGAGGGGGCTGATGCAGTATTGGTAAAAGCGGATGAGTGCAAGGAGGAGCTTGGAAAGCAGGGTATTCATCGGCGTTTTTTCATCAGCTGGGCAAGTTGGTTTCGGGCTTCTGGGGCAGTTTCCCGATTAAACGCCTGACGCACGCGCACAACAAAATCATGCGGTGGCAGCTGGTGTTGATTCAGCCTGAACCAGTCGCGGATGACGCGCTTCATATAATTGCGCTCATGGGCGCGTTTGGCGGTCTTTTTGCTGACGACCAAGCCAAGGCGCGGATGGCCGAGTGCGTTGTCTGCGGACTGGGAGACTTGCAGCAAATCGCGGCTGCGTCGGTTTTTCAACGCAAAAACGGATGAAAAATCATCCGTTTTTAATAAGCGATACTGCTTCGAGAAGCCGTAATTCAAAATTATACAGCCAGGCGTTTGCGACCTTTGGCGCGACGGGCAGCCAATACTGCGCGACCACCGCGGGTTTTGGAGCGAACCAAGAAGCCGTGGGTGCGTTTGCGTTTGGTAACGGAAGGTTGATAAGTGCGTTTCATGATGTTTCCTAAAAATTGGTAGATAATTAAACCGTGAATTACACTCCAATTTGCCGCTTTTGTCAATCAATATAAAAACTTTTCGTTGGCCAAAGTGTGACAACGGGTTTTATGCATTGATAGAATTTGTGGATAAAATTTTGCGGCGGTTGTGGATAAAAAAGAGCGGAATGGGTATAATCGCCCAACCTTGCTTTTCTCTGTGGGCAAGGCCGTCTGAAAGCAGCGGGAGTATCGTAAAAATTTGATTTTTATCGGATTGTCTGTCTGCTCAGCCTTCTTGTATTTCCCAAATCTTCCATTTTCCGAGCTTAATCTC
This genomic interval from Neisseria flavescens contains the following:
- the yidC gene encoding membrane protein insertase YidC, with protein sequence MDFKRLMAFFAISVAIFAGWEHFFPSPKPNPAQQAAQQQTAAAPAKAAAEAALAPASPITVTTDTVKAVIDEKSGDLRQLTLLQYKATGDEHKPFVLFNDSKEYTYVAQSELLDAQGNNILKGIGFSAPQKQYSLNGDKVEVRLSAPETNGLKIDKVYTFTKGSYLVNVRFDITNSNGQPVNLSADYRIVRDHSEPEGQGYFTRSYVGPVVYTPEGDFQKVSFSDLDDDAKSGKSEAEYIRKTPTGWLGMIEHHFMSAWILQPKGGQSVCAAGECSIDIKRRNDNLYSASVSVPLAAIPAGAKAETAINLYAGPQTTSVIANIADKLQLAKDYGKVHWFASPLFWLLNQLHNIIGNWGWAIIVLTIIVKAVLYPLTNASYRSMAKMRAAAPKLQAIKEKYGDDRMAQQQAMMQLYKDEKINPLGGCLPMLLQIPVFIGLYWALFASVELRQAPWLGWITDLSRPDPFYILPLIMAATMFAQTFLNPPPTDPMQAKMMKIMPLVFSVMFFFFPAGLVLYWVVNNLLTITQQWHINRSIEKQRTQGEVVS
- a CDS encoding SAM-dependent methyltransferase, with product MKPILYLIPTPLGAPDTPCLLPHEQQAVVGLTDFVVEAEKTARAHLKHLGVNTPIRELNLQTLNEHTDLKTLPELLKPLQEGRSMGIVSEAGCPAVADPGANLVALAHKHGFEVRPLVGPSSLLLALMASGANGQNFAFKGYLPSEKNERIQSLKALEQRSRQCGETQIFIETPYRNDALLADAVENLHPETRLCVATDLTLPTQEIISQTVAQWRKRKEMPNLKKRPTIFVMYAG
- the rpmH gene encoding 50S ribosomal protein L34 is translated as MKRTYQPSVTKRKRTHGFLVRSKTRGGRAVLAARRAKGRKRLAV
- the rnpA gene encoding ribonuclease P protein component, yielding MNYGFSKQYRLLKTDDFSSVFALKNRRSRDLLQVSQSADNALGHPRLGLVVSKKTAKRAHERNYMKRVIRDWFRLNQHQLPPHDFVVRVRQAFNRETAPEARNQLAQLMKKRR
- the yidD gene encoding membrane protein insertion efficiency factor YidD, translating into MNTLLSKLLLALIRFYQYCISPLIPPRCRYTPTCSQYAVEAVKKYGAFKGGWLAIKRIARCHPFGGHGHDPVP